gtattttatctgAAAGGAAAACAGTACCCCATTTGTCCatctatttctctctctctctctctctccctctctctctccatatATATATGTGGGTATGTGCGTGGGAAAATAAAATTACAAACAATGTATAATATGTAGCTGGTAGTCGACAACGGTTTatacgtttataataaacacaataaaatatatctaaatCTCAATGTATACGTGTGTATGGGCGTAAAGACGTAAACACGTGAAAGAGTATTGTCCTCTAAGTGCAGACAGAAAGGTAAACATTGCCGTATAATAACCGATGTAGTTAATAGAAAATATCCTATGATAAGACAAGACAAGACGCGATTAAATGCGCCTTTATTAACATTTTGAAGGTGCGTGTATTTGTAGTTTATAAAGAGTGGTCTAGATTTCTCATTAATCCGAAATTAGGCTTCTGCATCAATTATGTTCTCAGTTCTGGATGTACATTTCCTctccttttctttctttttgtcaGCGGTTCAGCGAGGAAGAATGCCTCCAACCCAACCGAACCCGGGCCAGTATGCGCTAACAAATGGGGATCCTTTGAACGGTCATTGCTATCTCTCAGGATACATCTCGTTACTACTTCGGGCCGAGCCTTATCCTACGTCTCGCTATGGCAGCCAATGCATGCAGCCGAATAATATTATGGGGATCGAGAACATATGTGAGCTTGCAGCTCGCCTCCTCTTCAGTGCTGTAGAATGGGCCAGGAACATCCCTTTCTTTCCCGACCTGCAGATAACCGACCAGGTTTCCCTGCTCAGACTGACATGGAGCGAGCTATTTGTGTTAAACGCGGCACAGTGTTCAATGCCCCTACATGTGGCCCCATTGCTCGCCGCTGCCGGCCTGCATGCTTCGCCTATGTCGGCCGACCGTGTCGTGGCCTTCATGGATCACATTCGTATCTTCCAGGAACAGGTCGAGAAGCTTAAAGCTCTGCACGTCGATTCTGCAGAATACAGCTGCATTAAGGCAATAGTCCTCTTCACATCAGGTTAGTGTGTACGATGGGGCCTATTTAAAGGATCAGGGTTGGTGCAGCACGGGGAGGTTAAGCATCGGCATCAAAACTATTGTTGACTAGTAGTGTGTTTCGTGCACACATAGCAATTAGACTTCTATGGCTGTCGATTAAAGACGACTTAATTTacgtaataaaatataaaaattattacaaaaaatagaACAAGCCAATTCATAACCATTTTGTATAGCATTATACCAATTCTGACAAAAATCGTTTTTGCCACGTCATGGTCTGCATGGGAGGATCTTTGGTTTAGCAGTCTAAATAGAGCTATATGGTTTGACGTGCTGTTTGACGTGCATTTTGATGAAACTGATTGGCCATTCAATGCCAAACTATCAAAGCAAATTTAGCAGAGTTAAAATTACGTTGTTAATGGAAATATAAAGAGTTcggagttaatttaacactggattgagttaaaactattttatttagctctataaaaataaagagttggtgTCAAAAGAGTGttaccactttttaaaaaaatcaactcCCACAGTGTTTTGTAAGTGGAGTTTGTTAACTCCTAGGGTGTTAAATAGAGAAGACCTCCCACTTTTTACAGCACACACTGAACCGTGTTTTTGGATGATGCAGTTCAAGCAGAAGGTCATCTCTTTTACTGTAAATGGTAAGTACATGttcaataaataacattttgatcAATAATATTTGTGAGTTGTGAggtgttatgttttatattgcTGTTAGTATCAAGTTTAACATTAAGAGTCATGTGTTATTGTCATTATATGAATCCGGCAGTTCAGTTCAGGTCTTAGCCTCAGATGGAGCAATTCATACTCGTATAATGTTTTTGggagtttttttgttgttgttgttttttgctttatatgctgtttaagtttaatatatatttttttaatccatTAATGTGTGCAGGAGATTTGCTTTGGGGACTTTAGAGGAGCACAGAAATAGGCCTACATGAAAATTTCTTCAGACGAAGAGCAATTTTATAACAAAGTAAGTATTTTGTGCAAAacataaattgtttttttgcattttgtattgtttttttaatactgaaTTTTTccctttatttttgttttattaacagaAAAGTTCAATATCTAGTCTGAAGGTCTGACCATCGGATCATATCACCTCCTTACAGCTACTGGTTCATCATATTCTGCTGTTAATATGTGAAGACCAACATGGATTTTGGATTGAAATGAAGTCAAACTTGTTTGTATGAACTGAAGCATCCCATAAACTGTGTTTACTGTTGTTATACATTGGGAATGTGCTTTTTAGTTGTCTCGGAtgtaaatatgttaatttaatgaaCACTTAAATGCATGATACATTGAGGACAATTATTctgtcataaataaatgttgatcagatgacatttaaaaaaaatcattaatagTTTTAAAATAAGAATGATAGATTATACTGCTATattgttacattaaaaaactgtttaaaataaagttttttgtccCAAAATTACCTTAATATGTTTCTGTCTTTACATTTTCCATATTAACaccatattaaaaaatataacactacATTGGAGTTAACAAATTACACAGAGGgagttaatttttaacaaataaaaaatatttaacactggTTAGTGTAAATTTATAGTTAGACTTTTAACTCTGTATAGTGTCAATTGCTAACACTTTAAAAGAGTCAATGTGCCAACATtttcaaaagtgttaaaataactCTATTGGGAGTGGACCCCATGAGGCACTTTTAAAGTGTTGAAATTAACTCTTATAGAGTTATTTTGAGGTTCCAGATTTTGCTGTGATACAGGATTTGATTTGTAGAGTATGTGTCTTGTACAATACCTGCCATTTTGTAAAATCTGAGTTATAAATAAACCCACGGCCATTCTGACTTAAAGTAGAGGTAAATGCTGGGACGGGGAATCAGGGGAAAGTATTTGGACGCATCTGTGAAGAAATTAGGTAATCTCTTTATTACCATTACCAATTCTCTTTTAAATATGCAGTTTTCTATACTTCATTATATTACACAAGACATGACTGTCTTCATCATCCTCCCCAGTCGATATTACTGTGTTGGGTTCGTTATGTCCCCTACGATGCAGGGAATACGTTCTGTTGCTCTTGAGGGATTGCACAGttgtattgtttatttatattacagGCAGTCTCATACGCTGCATGATGCATGATGTTGGGCTggtgtttgttcatctcacTTTGTCAACAACAAGTAATGCTGATGCTGAATGATAACCTGGGCCTCTTTTCTGTACTGTGTTTTGTTTACTCAGATGCTTGCGGGCTGTCAGATGCTGCACACATTGAGAGCCTACAGGAGAAATCTCAGTGCGCCCTTGAGGAGTACGTTAGGAGCCAGTACCCAAACCAGCCCAGTCGCTTTGGCAAGCTTTTACTGCGGCTGCCTTCTCTTCGCACCGTATCTTCTTCTGTAATTGAACAGCTGTTCTTCGTTCGCTTGGTAGGTAAAACTCCCATTGAAACCCTCATCAGGGATATGTTATTATCCGGGAGCAGCTTCAACTGGCCCTACATGTCCATTCAATGATCCGAATGAGCAAATGAAACAAAAAGACTAAAGGACCAACATTCTGCGACCCCCTTCAAGACGACTATATATAGGACCTAATTTTTGACCACCCAGGAAAGCACTTTTCTGTCTTCTGAGACCGAAATGGAATATGTAATGTACAGAGATAAAAGAACTGGACTTTCTCCTGTGTAAACACTCTCCCTTTTGTGAACTACTAGCTATCACTCTcttttttgttttctaaaaaGGAACAAATACAAATTAAGAGCAACATATGCGCATTATGAAGAAGACGTAGCGGGAAAGAAATTTTCAAGCAATTTTAAGAAATGTCAGGTTGTCTGTGTATCTCTGCTTTGTATTTTTTTGGTTCTAAACaagtttttctttgattctacACTAAGGAATTTTGATATAACCTTTTGCTTCTTTTAATGAGTGCGATATATATTGTTCAAGCCATGTTCTCCGAGAATTAAAACTGAAGTtagaattttaaaaaaattaagaaacccATACAATAAGTCACAGTCTAATAGCAATGGCAATATCATTGATGGTTGAGCCTTCGCCCACTTGATGGTATGGACATGAAAcatcccagctaacagaaaaaagttctaagaacgttccctgaaagatcccaacgttcccaaaaacgttctgccaacataaaaagtgtccggttttcttgacgttctgggaacgtttttgtgttgtctcagcgttggaggaatgttacattttaccatttttggaTGGAGTGATAATGTCATGTTTtgatgttcacacaatgtttagaGA
The sequence above is drawn from the Misgurnus anguillicaudatus chromosome 22, ASM2758022v2, whole genome shotgun sequence genome and encodes:
- the nr2f1a gene encoding nuclear receptor subfamily 2 group F member 1-A → MAMVVSVWRDPQEDVAGGPPRSPNPAAQPAKEQQQAGSAAPHTPQTPSQPGPPSTPGTAGDKGSQNSGQSQQHIECVVCGDKSSGKHYGQFTCEGCKSFFKRSVRRNLTYTCRANRNCPIDQHHRNQCQYCRLKKCLKVGMRREAVQRGRMPPTQPNPGQYALTNGDPLNGHCYLSGYISLLLRAEPYPTSRYGSQCMQPNNIMGIENICELAARLLFSAVEWARNIPFFPDLQITDQVSLLRLTWSELFVLNAAQCSMPLHVAPLLAAAGLHASPMSADRVVAFMDHIRIFQEQVEKLKALHVDSAEYSCIKAIVLFTSDACGLSDAAHIESLQEKSQCALEEYVRSQYPNQPSRFGKLLLRLPSLRTVSSSVIEQLFFVRLVGKTPIETLIRDMLLSGSSFNWPYMSIQ